In Methylobacterium sp. WL1, the sequence TGATCGCGTTCCTGTTGGCCTACGCGCCGCAGCTCGCCCTGATCCTCGGCGGCGGCTTCGGCGGCCTCTATGTCGGGATCTACCTGATCATGCGGGCTCGGCTGGCCCGGCTCGGCGGCCGCTCGGTGGCCGACAACGAGGCAAGGTTCCGGATCGTGCAGGAGACGTTCGGCGCGCTCACGGAATTGAAGCTCTACGGCCGGGCGGAGGCCTTCGCGGGCCGGTTCGACGCCCCGGCGCGTGCCTACGCGATCGCCACCGCCGAGAGCCTGCTCACCGGCCAGATGCCGCGCTTCGTAATCGAGGCCCTGGCCTTCGGCGGGGTGATCGTGGTGGTGCTGTTCGCCCTGGCCCAGGGGCTGGATGTGGCCGGGATCCTGCCGCTGCTCGGCCTGTTCGCCTTCGCGGGCTACCGGATGCTCCCGGCCTTCCAGAACATTTTCACATCCGTCTCCCTGATGCGCTTCTACAGCCCGGTGGTGCGGGTGATCGTCGATGAACTCTCCGGCGAGCGCCGCCCCGGCCCACGCACCGGCGAGCGCCTGCCCTTCGGCCGTGCCATCAGGCTGGAGGGGGTCGGCTTCGATTACGGGACCGGCCGGCCGGCGCTGGCCGAGATCGACCTGACGATCCCGGTCAACACGACGATCGGCCTCGCCGGCCGCACCGGCTCGGGCAAGTCGACCCTGGCCGGCCTGCTGCTGGGGGTGCTCACCCCGGGCACGGGCCGGATCACCGTGGACGGGCGCGTGCTCGACGCCAGCGCCCTCCCCGCCTGGCAGAACCGCATCGGCTACGTCCCGCAGGACGTGTTTCTCGTGGACGGCACCGTTGCCGAGAACATCGCCCTCGGCCTCGACGCGCCGGATCTGCCCGCCGTCGAACGCGCGGCCCGGCTCGCGGGCGCGCATGATTTCGTGGCCGCCCTGCCCCCGGCTACGCCGCGCGCGTCGGCGAGCGCGGCGCGCGGCTCTCCGGCGGCCAGCGCCAGCGCCTCGGCATCGCCCGGGCGCTCTACCACGATCCGGACGTGATCGTGTTCGACGAGGCGACCTCCGCGCTGGACGACGAGACGCAAGGGGCCGTGATGCGCGCCCTGCGGGCGCTCTCGGGCCGGCGCACCGTGATCCTGATCGCCCACCGGCTCTCGACCCTGGAGGGGGCAGACGCGGTCCACGTGCTGGAGGCCGGCCGGATAGTGGCCTCCGGGCCACCGGAGACGATCCTGCCGGGATTGGGGAATGCGGCGTGAGGTGGCGCCCTCCCCTTGCGTCCCGGTCCGCGTCCATTACCTCGCCGGTTCGAGGATCGCCCGGGAGGCACGCTTGAGCACGCGCATCGACCTGACCGCTCCGGACGGCACCACGGCCGTGCTCTCCACCCACGGGGCCGAGCCGGTCTCCTGGCGGGTCGGCGGCACCGAGTACCTGTGGAGCGGCGATCCGGCGCATTGGAACCGGCACGCTCCCTGGCTCTTCCCCGTGGTCGGCGCCTCGGCCGGCGGCCAGGTGACGGTCGGGGCCGCGCGCTACCCGATGGCGCAGCACGGTTTCGCCCGGGACCTGCCGTTCACGGTCGTCGATCGCGGCGCCGACGCGGTGACGCTTCGGCTGACCGACGGGCCAAAGACCCGGGTGCATTACCCGTTCGCCTTCCGCCTCGACATCGCGGCCCGGGTGAAGCCGTCCGGGCTCGACCTCACCGTCACCGTGGTCAACACGGGCGACGTTCCCCTGCCCTACGCGCTCGGGTTCCACCCGGCCTTCCCGTGGCCCTTCGCGGGTGGCGAGCGGGCCCGGGACGGCGGCTACGCGGTGGCGTTCGAGCGGCCCGAGCGCCCGTTCGCCCCGCAGGTCGGCCCCGGCGGGCTGCTGTTGCGCGACGAGCAGCCGATCCCGCTGGCCGGCGATACCCTGCCCCTCGACCCGGCGATCTTCACCGAAGCCTTCGTGTTCCGGAATGCGCAGAGCCGATGGATGCGCTTCACCGGACCCGGCCAGGGGGCGGTCAAGGCGATCCGCATGGAGATGGAGGATTTCCCGCACCTCGCCGTCTGGACGAAGCCGACCGCGCCGTTCCTGTCGCTCGAGTGCTGGACCGGCTACGCCGACTGGGCGGATTTCTCCGGCCCGCTTCAGGAGCGCGACGCGCAACGCGTGCTGCCACCGGGTGACGAGGCTCGTCACGGCGTCCGCCTGACCCTGGAAACCTAGCGGTTGCGCGTCTGGGTCGCCCGACCCGAGCCGGGGGCCACCCGCACCGGCGCGGCCCTGGCCGCGCGCGGGCACGCCCCCCTCGTGGCATCGGTGCTGGCGATCGGGCCGACCGGCGCGGAACCGCCCGCCGGTTCGTTCGACGCGCTTCTGTTCACCAGCGCCCACGCGGTGCCGGCCCTCCGGGACACGCAAAGCCTGCGCGGGCTGCCGGTCTTCGCGGTCGGCCCCCGGACCGCCGAGCGTGTGCGCGCGGCGGGGCTCGGGCCTGTTCGGGAGGGACGGGTGACGCGGCTGGGCTCGCCGCCCTCGTGGCCGAGGTGTTGCCGGCCGGGGCGTGCCTGCTCCACGCCACCGGGACCGCCCGCAAGCCCGAGCCCGAAGCGACCCTGACGGCCGCCGGATTCACGATCGTGATCGTCGAGGCCTACACGGCGGATCTGGTCCCGACCCTGCCTGCTGCCGTGGGCGACGCACTCGCCGCCGGGGCGCTCGATGCCGCGCTGCATTACTCCCGCCGCAGTGCGGCCGCCGCGCTCGCGCTCGCGGATGGATCGGGACACGGCGGAGCTTTCCGCCGCTTGAGGCATTACTGCCTGTCTGTTGATGTCGCGTTCCCCCTGGAAGCCGCCGGCATCGCGGTCCATTTCGTTGCGGCACGGCCGCGGGAAACGGATCTGCTCGATGCCCTCGCGCCACGCTTCGGCGACGGCGCGCGGTGACAGCGGGACAGAGCCGCCGTATCTCGCCCTCGCGCCCGGTGCCGCCGCGGTGCTACGGGGGCGCGGCGACGCCGAAGAGTTGGAGGACTTGCCCGTGACGCCACCACCCAGCGACGCCGACAAGCCCGGAGCCGGCGGTCCGAAGCCGGGCGGCGCTCCGTCCACCCCTGCGCAACCCGATCCGGGCCGGACCGAATCCCGGCCCGGTGCGAAGTCGCCCGCCCCCGCGGTGGGGGGCGCCAAGCCCGTGCCGGTCGCACCGAATCAGCCGGGTGCACCCGGCACTGGATCTCCGGCGGCCACTCCGCCCAAGCCGGCGACCGAACCGGTCTTGACCGTCAAGCCGGGCAGCACCGGCGCGGCCGACGGCAAGCCAGAAGCCGGCAAACTACTTGGCGACGGCGCCAAGCCGTCCGCCGCTGGAACGGATCGTCCCGGCGAGAGCAAGCCTGCCGCGACCCAGCCGGGCGCCACGGCCTCTTCGGGCTCCGAGGCCAAGCTGGCGTCCGGCATCGCCGGGCCGAAATCCGAACCTAGCAAACTCGAGCCCGGCAAGCCCGAACCCGGCAAGCCCGAAGCCGGCAAGGTCGAACCCGGCAAGCCCGAGGCGGTTAAGCCCGATCCCACCAAGCCGGATCCCACCAAGGCTGGCCAGCCGGGTGCGGGCGCGCAGAATGGCGGTGGTCCCCGGCCCGGTGCTGCGGCGACCGGTGCCGCGGCCGCTGCGGTCACGGCCGGGCCGATCCTGGACCTGAAGGCCAAGCGCATTCCCGATCCGCCGCAGCCCGGCAAGGACGCCCCGAAGGATGCGCCCAGGGACGGGTCGAAGGACGCTGCGAAGGAAACTGGCAAGGAAACTGCCAAGGACACTGCAAAGGTTGCCGCGAAGGAGCCCCCGAAGGGCTCCGGGACGACGGCCCTGAACCCCGTGACCCCGCCGGCCGGGCGGGCCCGGGCCGGGTTCGGCTCCCTGGCGGCGGCCGGCCTCATCGGCGGCCTGATCGGCGCGGGTGCGCTGTTCGGCGCGGAGCGCGCCGGCTTCGGCACTGTGCGGCCGAACGCCTCCGATCCGTCCCTGTCCGGCCAGGTCGCCTCCCTCGACAAGCGGGTGGACGGGCTCGCCCCGCGCGATGCCGTCGCCGACCTCGACAAGCGTGTCGCCGCCGCAGAGGCCGCGGCCCGGCAGGCTCTGGAGAAGTCCCCGGCCCCCGGCGGCGCTGCGACGGACGGGCAGGCGCCCGGGACGAATGCGGCGGTGCCAGCCGATTTCGCCGCGCGCCTCGACAGCCTCGATCAGCGGGTCGCCGCGCTCCAGGAGGAGCCCGGCCGGGATCAGGGGGGCGATGCCAAGCTCGGCGCGGCCCAGGCGGCCGATCCCAAGCAGGTCGCCGATCTCGATGCGCGCGTGAAGGCGCTCGAGGCGGATCAGCCCGACAAGGGGGCCGCGGCCGAGGCGTCGGAGACGATCGCCGCCCTGCAGGGCGAGGTCGAGCAGCGGGCCAAGGCCAATGCCACGGCCGACGCCGCCCTGGGCCAGCGCCTCGACAGCCTGCAGCAGGCCCTCGACGCCCGCGTGAAGGCCGCCACCGAGGCGGTTCAGGCGGCCACGCAGGCGAGCCGCACCGCCGCGGAGGCGGGTCAGACCCAGGCCGCCGAGGCCGCGAAGGCGGTCGACCGCCGCCTGCAGGAGCAGGCCGACAAGATCGCCGCGCTCGACAAGAGCGTGTCCCAGCGGGCCGAAATCTCCACCGTTCAGGCGGCGCTGCGGGTGGTGGTGGCCGATCGCGTCGCCTCGGCGCTCGCGGCCGGCATGCCCTACGCGGAGCCGCTCGCGACGCTGCGCAAGCTGGATCCGGGTGCGGAAGCCCAGGCCACGGCGCTCGCGCCGTTCGCCGAGACCGGCGCGCCGACCACGGCTCAACTCGCCAACGCGTTCCGGCCGGTCGCCGAGCAAGTCGCCGCCAAGCGCCGGTCGCAGCTGGCCCGGAGCGCCGCCGAGACCGGCGATTTCCGCACCAAGCTCCTGAGCATGGCCGACGGCCTCGTGCAGGTGCGCAAGGTCGATGCGCCCGCCACCACGCCGGAGGCGTCCGACGAACCCGAGGCCAAGGTCCAGGCGGCGCTGGACCGCGGCGACCTGCCGGCGGCGTCCGCGGCCTTCGCGGCCCTGCCGCCCGAGATGCGCGACCAGGCCGGCGATTTCGCCGCCAAGCTCAAGGCCCGGGCCGCCGCCGAGGAGTCCGTACGGGCCCTGCTCGCCGGTGTCTTCAAGGCCCTGCCTACGGATGCGGCCTCCGGTGCCGCCCCGGCGGCGCCAGGCCGCTAGGCAGTGACGGCGTCGATCCGCGCCTCGCGCGGCTGCATCTTCTCCGGTCGGGCGCCCAGGCGCCCCGCCTCTCCCGCACCCAGCGGTGGCCGCCCGGCGGCCGTCGACAGGAGACACTGACCCCATGTGGCGCGCCCTCGCCTTCCTGGCCCTGCTCGCACTCGCCGCCTTCGGGGCGGTCTGGATCGCCGACCGGCCCGGCACCGTCACCGTCGTCTGGAACGGCTACCAGATCGGCACCAGCCTCGCGGTCGCCCTGGTCGGCGTGATCGCCGCGGCCATCGTCCTGGGCCTGCTCTGGGCGATCGTGCGCGGCGTGATCGGCCTACCCGAGGCGCTGGTGCGCGGTTCGGCGGAACGCCGCCGGGCGAAGGGCTTCTCCGCCCTCTCGCGCGGGATGGTGGCGGTGGGCTCGGGCGACCCGCTCGCCGCCCGCCGCTACGCCGGGGATGCCGAGCGGCTGCTCGGCCCCGAGCCGCTGACCCTCCTGCTCAAGGCCCAGGCGGCACAGATCTCCGGCGACCGCGACGCCGCCGAGAGCGCCTTCCAGCGCATGGTCGACGACCCCGAGACCCGGGTGCTCGGCCTGCGCGGCCTGTTCGTCGAGGCGCGCCGCCGCGAGGACGAGACCGCCGCCCGCGCCTACGCGGTGGAGGCGGCCCGCCTCGCTCCCAGCGTGACCTGGGCCAACGAGGCGATGCTGGAGGCGCAATCCGCCGACGGCGACTGGGGCTCCGCTCTCGAGACCATCGAGCGGCGCTCCTCCCTGGGGCTGATCGACAAGCCGACCGCCCGGCGCCAGCGGGCCGTGCTCCTGACGGCGATCGCCGGCGAGCGCGAGGCCGGTGAGCCGGAACTCGCCGCCGAGCGCGCCCTGCAGGCGGTCAAGCTCGCCCCCGACCTGGTACCGGCAGCCTGCATCGCGGGGCGCCTGCTCTCGCGCCGGGGCGACCTGCGCAAGGCCGCCAAGGTCGTCGAGACGGCCTGGAAGACCAATCCGCACCCCGACCTCGCCAAGGTCTATCTCGGCCTGCGCCCCGGTGATTCGGTCCGCGACCGCCTAGCCCGGGCCGAGACCCTGGCCAAACTCACGTCCTGGGATCCGGAATCCCGCCTCGCCGTGGCGCAGGCGTCCCTCGACGCGCGCGAATACGGCCGGGCTCGGGAGGCCCTGAAGCCGCTGCTCGCCGACCGCCCGACCGTCCGCTCCAGCCTGATGATGGCGGCGATCGAGGAGGCCGAGCACGGCGCGGCGTCCGGTCAGGCCCGCGAGTGGCTGTCCCGGGCGGCCCGGGCGCCGCGCGACCCTGTCTGGATCGCCGACGGCATCGCGTCCGACACCTGGGCACCGGTCTCGCCGGTCAGCGGCCGCCTCGACGCGTTCGCGTGGCGCGAGCCGCCGAACACGTTGGCACCCTCCGAGCCCGCGGTGGAGCCGGAGGAGCCCGACCTGCCGAAGCCCGTCCTCGTCCCGGCCGAACCGATGTCGCCCGCCCCGCTTCCAACCATCATCCCCGCCGCCAGCCCGCCGGCTGGTCCGGGGGCCGACGCGGTTTCCGCCGGCATGGCCTCTGCGGCGGTCCCGGCCTCGGGCGAGCGGGCCGCGCGGCGGACGGCATGACGGATCGGCTGGTCCGGCCTTAGCCGGATAACGAGAGAAGAGTGGGAGATATCAGTCTTGTACTGAACTTTTCCCTCGGTCGCGCGCTTACGTTGACGTCAGTTGTTGATAATGCGTACCCTGTTGCTGATGCACGCCCGCGCCGACCGAGGATCAGACAATCTGCCCTCCGCTTCATCTCCCTGTCGCGTCGCCGATCCGGCGGGGCGCAACGCGGGTTCCGACCCGGCCGGTCCTGTCGTGACGGCCGCGATCGAGGACACGGCCGAACCGCGCCGGCAGGTGGGCGTTCTGCCGTTTCAGCAGGGGCGCGACGGTGAGAACCGGATCCTCCTGGTGACCTCCCGGGAAAGCCGGCGCTGGGTCATCCCGAAGGGGTGGCCGATGAAGGGCCGCAAGCCGTTCGAAGCAGCGGCGCGCGAAGCCTACGAGGAAGCCGGCCTGCGCGGCGATGTCGGCAAGCGGCCACTCGGCTACTACGTCTACCAGAAGCGCCTGAAGAACCTCGACGCGGTCCTGTGCCAGGTCAAGGTTTTCCCGCTCAAGGTTCGCAAACAGCTCAAGAACTTCCCGGAGGCGAATCAGCGCGAGTTGCGCTGGTTCACGCCTGCCGAGGCCGCCGAGGCCGTGTCCGAACCGGGCCTCGCGGCGATCATTCGCGCCACATGCCGGCAAGTTAAGGCGACGGACGCGTAACCCACCGTTGCCAAGCCGGCGATGATCCGTTATTGCCCCTCTCAGCCGGACGGACACGCCCCCAAGCGGGGTCGCCACGGCGCTTGCTGCGGTAGCTCAGTGGTAGAGCACTTCATTGGTAATGAAGAGGTCGACAGTTCAATCCTGTCTCGCAGCACCAGAATTTCTCCTGACTGACTGATCGTTTCAAGGGTACAGCGGGCTCTCGCTGCGCCAATCCTCGGGTTTGCTTGAAGGATCGCCGGAAAGGCGTCGTCGAGCCTGTCGGCTTCCCGTGGCGCCTAGGATGGCGCGCCGTTCCATCCGTTTGGGGATGATGCAGGATTGAACACGACGGCCCTCTTCACGATGCTGGGTATCGTCCTCGGCTGGGTCGTCCTGGCCGGGGCCGCGCTGCTGGCGGGCCGGATCGCCACCTTCGCGTTCATGGTCCTGACCGTGGTTGCGCTGTTCCTCTATGTGCCCTGGGTCAGGCTGCGCGCCAGCGGGATCGAGGGCTCGAGTCGGCCGGTCCGGTTCTGGACGAATGTCGCGATGCTGGTGGTCAGCCTCGCGGCGTGCCTCGCCTTCGCGGTGATGCTGGCCCGGCGGATGGGGTTCTTGTAGCCGGAGGCCCACGAGAGCGTCGTCGGACGGCTATCTCGAAGTGCCGCATCGTCCCATCGGGGGCATCGGAGTCTCTGCGTCTCCCGCAGGACCAGCAGCGATGCCGGACGCCGAACCGAACCGGCGCCCGATCGCCTCAGTGCTTCGTCAGGCTGTCGAGGGTCTCGTTCTGTCCGAGCGTGTCCGAGAACCGTCCGAGACGGCTAAGGCTCGGCTCGTTCAGGCCACCGGCATTGGCGAAGGTGGCCAACGCGATACCGACCAGAAAGCTGGCTTCCTCGGCGGTGACCGCCCGACCGCTCAGCGTACTGGCCGCTCCGCGCACGGCGAGCACGGCCTGCTGGAACGCGGGGTCGTTCTGCAGCTCCGCCAATCGGGTCATCTGAGGCTTTCTCCTGGATCACGTGTGTTGTCTGCGGCGTCGCCGGAGCCTTTGGACCCATCGGCGGGGACGGTTCAAGGGGTGCCGCGCCTGTGTCCCGGAACCGGGACGATGCCGGCGGCGCTGGTCTGCGTCGAAACCGGATAATCGACCCTCATAAGCGTCACGGTAGGTGGGTTTCACATCATGGATCAAGGTTTCCATCCGGCCGGCTGACGATCCGCAACGGATCGAGATCGCAAAGACCGGCCGTCCTGACGGTTGCTCGGGCCCCGCGGCACCGCAGGCTTTGCCCCCGGACACCGGGGCCGGGGTCACGGCCGGTAAACCCTTCGGCGTGAGGATAGCCGGGCTACCATCAGGCACAGGATCGTTGTTCCAGCATGTCGTCACGCGTGTTGACTTACGGGACCGCCGCGCTCCTCGGCGTTCTGCTGCTGCCCTGGCCGGCGGCGGCGCGGATGGGGGTCTCGCCGGCGGTGCGCACCTGGCTGTCCGGCCTCGTCACCCGGATCGACGCGGTCGATCGCGCTGATCGGCACGCGAACACCCGCCGGGCAGCCGGCACCGTGTTGGTGCGGATCGAGATCGCCGCCGACGGTTCGGTGCGTCAGGCCGAGATCGAGCGTAGTTCGGGCTCCCGCGGGCTCGACCGTCGGGCGCTCCGGGCGGTGCAGGGGGCGAGCCCGTTCAGGGCGCCCCCGGTCGAGCTGCTGGCCGAGGACGGGGTCGCCGACCTCAGCGTTCCGGTGCAGTTCGGGCGCTAGAGCATCGTTCCGAAAGGTGGCCGCCGGCTTTCGGAACACGACGATGCGCCGAACCTCGGCCTCGGAAACCCGTAGTTTGCGACGGTGCGCGGCGCCGTCCTGAAACTTTTGTCGAATCGCCTCCGTTCGCGTCTTCAACCACAAGGCGCGTCCGGGAGGTTGATGGTGAGAGACACATTCGCGCGGCTGCGCCGGGAAGAGACGAAGCGGCCGCCCCTGCCCCTGGTGGTCTCGTGGCTGGCGGTGTCGGTCGGGATGTGGGTCGTGATCTACGCCTATTCCGGCCGCGTGATCTGGACCTGGTGACCGGGTTCAGCGATCGTCGTGACGGCTCGCGCCGACAAACGCTCCGATCAGGTAGCCGGACTGGTGGGCCGCCAGATAGGCGAGCAGCACCAGGACCTTCACGGCATCGATCGTGGACGTCAGTGCCCAGAGGGGCAGGCATATCAGGGCGATCAGCACCGAACTCGCCACGACAGCCGGGGCCCGATAGAGCCATCCTTCCAGAATTCCTGCTGCGCATAAGAGGGCCGCGATAAGCAACAAGCAGCACCCTGTATGGCGTAATAGTAAGATTTATAGCTCAATCCTACGCATGTTGCTATATTAAGCCTCTTAAATTCGGTTTCGTGCGCGCGACGCATATTTTTCCTGGCCGGTCACGGCAGCACCAGGCCGGAGACGCCGTAGATCAATGCCGCGACCAGCGCCGCCGCGGGCATCGTGACCACCCAGGCGATCACGATGCCCTGGGCGATGTTCCAGCGCACCGCCGAAACCCGCCTGGCCGCACCGACTCCGACGATCGCCCCGGTGATCGTGTGAGTGGTGGAGACCGGGATCCCGAACGCGGTGGCGGCAAACAGGGTGACGGCCCCACCGGTCTCGGCGCAGAAGCCCTGCATGGGCGACAGCCGGGTGATCTTCGAGCCCATCGTGTGGACGATGCGCCAGCCGCCGAGCAGCGTGCCGAGCGCCATGGCGGTCTGGCAGGACAGCACCACCCAGAGCGGCACGTGGAACGCACCGCCCTCCTCCCCGTGGGCGTAGAGCAGCACCGCGATGATGCCCATGGTCTTCTGCGCGTCGTTGCCGCCATGGCCGAGCGAGTAGAGCGAGGCCGAGACGAACTGCATCCCCCGGAACAGCCGGTCCACCGCGTGAGGGGTCGAGCGCACGAAGATCCACGATACCGCCAGCATCAGCAGCAGCCCGAGGCCGAAGCCCAGGGCGGGCGAGAGCACGATGGCGGCGCTGGTCGCGATCACGCCGGGCCAGACGATCGCGCCGAGGCCCGCCTTGGCGATGCCGGCCCCGAGCAGGCCGCCGATCAGCGCGTGCGAGCTCGAGGATGGGATTCCGGCGTACCACGTGATCAGGTTCCAGCTGATCGCGCCGCCCAGGGCCCCCAGGATCACCCGGTCGGTCACCATGTCGACATCGACGATGCCCGACCCGACCGTGCCGGCCACGTGCAGGCCGAAGATCAGGAACGCCACGAAGTTGAAGAACGCCGCCCAGATGACGGCGTAGCGGGGCGCGAGCACCCGGGTCGACACGATGGTGGCGATCGAGTTTGCGGCGTCGTGCAGCCCGTTCAAGAAATCGAAGAGCAGGGCGACGGCGATGAGGACGATCAGGAGGGGCACGCGGCCGGCTCAGACATGCTCGACCACGATGCTGCTGATCTGGTTCGCGACATCCTCGAACCGGTCCATGACCTTCTCCAGGTGGTCGTACAGCTCGGACCCGACCACGAAGGCCATGGGATCCTGCCGGGAAGCCTTGAACAGGGCCTTGAGCCCGGCATTGTGCAGGTCGTCGGCCCGGCCTTCGAGCTGGATCACCCGCTCGGTCAGAGTGTTCAGGACGGTCGCGTTCTCGCCCAGCGCCCGCAGCTTCGGCATCGCCTCGGCGGTCGCGGCGGCGGCCTCCTGGATCACCGCGCCCATCTCGCGCATTGACGGCTCGAAGGCGGTGACCTCGAACAGCTGCACCGTCTTGGCGGTCTTGA encodes:
- a CDS encoding energy transducer TonB; this encodes MSSRVLTYGTAALLGVLLLPWPAAARMGVSPAVRTWLSGLVTRIDAVDRADRHANTRRAAGTVLVRIEIAADGSVRQAEIERSSGSRGLDRRALRAVQGASPFRAPPVELLAEDGVADLSVPVQFGR
- a CDS encoding heme biosynthesis HemY N-terminal domain-containing protein, whose amino-acid sequence is MWRALAFLALLALAAFGAVWIADRPGTVTVVWNGYQIGTSLAVALVGVIAAAIVLGLLWAIVRGVIGLPEALVRGSAERRRAKGFSALSRGMVAVGSGDPLAARRYAGDAERLLGPEPLTLLLKAQAAQISGDRDAAESAFQRMVDDPETRVLGLRGLFVEARRREDETAARAYAVEAARLAPSVTWANEAMLEAQSADGDWGSALETIERRSSLGLIDKPTARRQRAVLLTAIAGEREAGEPELAAERALQAVKLAPDLVPAACIAGRLLSRRGDLRKAAKVVETAWKTNPHPDLAKVYLGLRPGDSVRDRLARAETLAKLTSWDPESRLAVAQASLDAREYGRAREALKPLLADRPTVRSSLMMAAIEEAEHGAASGQAREWLSRAARAPRDPVWIADGIASDTWAPVSPVSGRLDAFAWREPPNTLAPSEPAVEPEEPDLPKPVLVPAEPMSPAPLPTIIPAASPPAGPGADAVSAGMASAAVPASGERAARRTA
- a CDS encoding NUDIX hydrolase codes for the protein MTAAIEDTAEPRRQVGVLPFQQGRDGENRILLVTSRESRRWVIPKGWPMKGRKPFEAAAREAYEEAGLRGDVGKRPLGYYVYQKRLKNLDAVLCQVKVFPLKVRKQLKNFPEANQRELRWFTPAEAAEAVSEPGLAAIIRATCRQVKATDA
- a CDS encoding DUF47 domain-containing protein, coding for MLGWFRALMPKEDRFFDLFERHAATLVGGAAALRALLDGTQDVPVACQAIADHEDAADTITRDALLAVRRTFITPFDRGDIQALVGSLDDAIDQMLKTAKTVQLFEVTAFEPSMREMGAVIQEAAAATAEAMPKLRALGENATVLNTLTERVIQLEGRADDLHNAGLKALFKASRQDPMAFVVGSELYDHLEKVMDRFEDVANQISSIVVEHV
- a CDS encoding aldose 1-epimerase family protein, whose amino-acid sequence is MSTRIDLTAPDGTTAVLSTHGAEPVSWRVGGTEYLWSGDPAHWNRHAPWLFPVVGASAGGQVTVGAARYPMAQHGFARDLPFTVVDRGADAVTLRLTDGPKTRVHYPFAFRLDIAARVKPSGLDLTVTVVNTGDVPLPYALGFHPAFPWPFAGGERARDGGYAVAFERPERPFAPQVGPGGLLLRDEQPIPLAGDTLPLDPAIFTEAFVFRNAQSRWMRFTGPGQGAVKAIRMEMEDFPHLAVWTKPTAPFLSLECWTGYADWADFSGPLQERDAQRVLPPGDEARHGVRLTLET
- a CDS encoding inorganic phosphate transporter, translating into MPLLIVLIAVALLFDFLNGLHDAANSIATIVSTRVLAPRYAVIWAAFFNFVAFLIFGLHVAGTVGSGIVDVDMVTDRVILGALGGAISWNLITWYAGIPSSSSHALIGGLLGAGIAKAGLGAIVWPGVIATSAAIVLSPALGFGLGLLLMLAVSWIFVRSTPHAVDRLFRGMQFVSASLYSLGHGGNDAQKTMGIIAVLLYAHGEEGGAFHVPLWVVLSCQTAMALGTLLGGWRIVHTMGSKITRLSPMQGFCAETGGAVTLFAATAFGIPVSTTHTITGAIVGVGAARRVSAVRWNIAQGIVIAWVVTMPAAALVAALIYGVSGLVLP
- a CDS encoding translation initiation factor 2; translated protein: MTVKPGSTGAADGKPEAGKLLGDGAKPSAAGTDRPGESKPAATQPGATASSGSEAKLASGIAGPKSEPSKLEPGKPEPGKPEAGKVEPGKPEAVKPDPTKPDPTKAGQPGAGAQNGGGPRPGAAATGAAAAAVTAGPILDLKAKRIPDPPQPGKDAPKDAPRDGSKDAAKETGKETAKDTAKVAAKEPPKGSGTTALNPVTPPAGRARAGFGSLAAAGLIGGLIGAGALFGAERAGFGTVRPNASDPSLSGQVASLDKRVDGLAPRDAVADLDKRVAAAEAAARQALEKSPAPGGAATDGQAPGTNAAVPADFAARLDSLDQRVAALQEEPGRDQGGDAKLGAAQAADPKQVADLDARVKALEADQPDKGAAAEASETIAALQGEVEQRAKANATADAALGQRLDSLQQALDARVKAATEAVQAATQASRTAAEAGQTQAAEAAKAVDRRLQEQADKIAALDKSVSQRAEISTVQAALRVVVADRVASALAAGMPYAEPLATLRKLDPGAEAQATALAPFAETGAPTTAQLANAFRPVAEQVAAKRRSQLARSAAETGDFRTKLLSMADGLVQVRKVDAPATTPEASDEPEAKVQAALDRGDLPAASAAFAALPPEMRDQAGDFAAKLKARAAAEESVRALLAGVFKALPTDAASGAAPAAPGR